A window from Megalobrama amblycephala isolate DHTTF-2021 linkage group LG9, ASM1881202v1, whole genome shotgun sequence encodes these proteins:
- the LOC125275359 gene encoding proline-rich protein 36-like, with the protein MDEWERFIHVAQESQDVLSFSTLFFHLAVTSQLEDETLKTLFRIGVNFHGPSNLADITGLNWKEALLKCLECKRPQSRTLPSPVPSQRPTADRVDDSAVTSEPTPGGAAEYDITPEPERFPSEERFESAVPSSFEGVGVGDEGQVRSPAHPPVTESEFFNCNSTPQLPNHSILDSLVPPSLPLPHPLLDVLGNSSSQPSSLNPTTSAVLPKLSPISPTAPPSSPLSDVVTLRAYCEPPPSGREDPVVPPPASVLVSPPRPITLTPSPALLPPSTSGGTFKPSASRSFLGLPASPRSDVVSPAQRTCGPSVALRPSTPTALAGSGWGLGHHLAHPPAQPSSS; encoded by the coding sequence ATGGACGAATGGGAAAGATTCATCCACGTGGCTCAGGAGAGTCAAGATGTCCTGTCATTTTCAACCTTGTTTTTTCACCTTGCTGTCACCAGCCAGCTGGAGGATGAAACCTTGAAGACCCTGTTCCGGATCGGGGTGAATTTCCACGGCCCCAGCAATCTCGCAGATATCACCGGCTTGAACTGGAAGGAAGCCCTGTTGAAGTGTTTGGAGTGCAAACGACCCCAATCCAGAACACTGCCGAGCCCAGTTCCCAGTCAGAGACCCACCGCAGATAGAGTAGACGACTCTGCCGTGACGTCAGAGCCCACGCCAGGAGGAGCAGCCGAGTATGACATCACACCGGAGCCTGAGAGGTTCCCATCTGAGGAGAGGTTCGAGTCAGCGGTCCCATCCAGCTTCGAGGGAGTAGGTGTCGGAGACGAAGGGCAGGTCAGAAGCCCCGCCCACCCGCCCGTCACTGAGAGTGAGTTTTTCAACTGCAACTCAACTCCCCAACTGCCTAACCACTCTATACTGGACTCACTGGTCcctcccagcctccctctcccacatCCTCTCCTAGATGTCTTGGGCAACTCATCATCCCAGCCTTCTTCCCTGAACCCAACCACGTCTGCTGTCCTGCCCAAGCTGTCCCCCATCAGTCCCACTGCACCACCGTCATCTCCTCTCAGTGACGTGGTAACATTGCGGGCCTACTGTGAGCCCCCTCCTTCTGGGCGTGAGGATCCCGTGGTTCCGCCTCCAGCTTCTGTCCTCGTCTCTCCTCCTCGACCCATCACCCTGACTCCTTCACCTgcgctcctccctccctcgacGTCTGGTGGGACCTTCAAGCCATCGGCTTCACGGAGCTTCCTCGGGCTGCCGGCTTCACCCAGGTCAGACGTCGTGTCACCTGCGCAACGGACTTGCGGGCCATCTGTTGCTCTCCGGCCCTCCACCCCTACTGCTCTGGCTGGCTCTGGCTGGGGACTGGGTCACCACCTGGCTCATCCTCCTGCTCAACCGTCCTCCTCCTGA